Proteins from a single region of Choristoneura fumiferana chromosome 27, NRCan_CFum_1, whole genome shotgun sequence:
- the LOC141443327 gene encoding uncharacterized protein codes for MSPFVVLALFAQACLIQSVMSQQQCGCGQISYGYSPAPNSIGCSNMGGSGLSLGNIGLGNIGLSNLGSNVGVSSQGSQVLSSVSSASYGSYGGVGTGQVGVAGDIGVGGNTVVVGSVPVLGSVDFSGTVPASGSVSISGQCGCSCQ; via the exons ATGTCTCCCTTTGTCGTCCTCGCTCTCTTCGCCCAGGCTTGCCTGATCCAG TCCGTGATGAGCCAGCAGCAGTGTGGTTGCGGCCAGATCTCCTACGGCTACTCTCCGGCACCGAACAGCATTGGGTGCTCCAACATGGGGGGTTCTGGTCTTAGCCTGGGCAACATTGGCCTGGGCAACATTGGCCTGTCCAACCTTGGCAGCAACGTTGGTGTGTCCAGCCAGGGCAGCCAGGTTCTGAGCTCAGTCAGCTCCGCGTCGTACGGCTCATACGGCGGCGTGGGCACCGGGCAGGTGGGCGTGGCGGGCGACATCGGCGTGGGCGGGAACACCGTCGTCGTCGGCTCCGTGCCGGTGCTCGGCTCCGTCGACTTCAGCGGCACCGTGCCCGCCTCCGGCTCCGTCTCCATCTCCGGACAGTGCGGCTGCAGTTGCCAATAA
- the LOC141443227 gene encoding uncharacterized protein: MVSKVVIFCATALLIQQQSSSSSSSSSSSRTRTCNGSGSVRAIGIGSFKGGKFASGASSNTENSSSSSSDSSSCNVCNTCLSSNADNYSDLSAKVDVSSNSVSSNAGSASNACSLTNARSSSNSGLISNTAGVNAGSCSGGSFIVNSYGPVAPSGISVSAYSDLIGDLAVSGQLPFLSAVAFDGAFQNTGKASVAYGCGDGNIAIQEIIGAKPGSCGYIL; encoded by the exons ATGGTGTCCAAAGTCGTTATTTTCTGTGCTACGGCTCTTTTGATTCAG CAGCagagcagcagcagcagcagcagcagcagcagcagcagaactCGTACTTGCAACGGCTCTGGCAGCGTCCGCGCTATCGGCATCGGAAGTTTCAAGGGTGGCAAGTTCGCCAGTGGTGCTAGCAGCAACACAGAAAATTCCTCCTCGTCCAGCAGCGACAGCTCTAGCTGCAACGTCTGCAATACCTGCCTCAGCTCCAATGCTGACAATTACTCCGACCTCAGTGCTAAAGTTGATGTCAGCTCTAACTCTGTCAGTTCTAATGCTGGTAGTGCTAGCAATGCTTGCAGCCTGACCAACGCCCGTAGCTCCAGCAATTCTGGCCTCATTTCCAACACTGCTGGAGTCAACGCTGGCTCTTGTAGCGGTGGTTCCTTCATCGTTAACAGCTATGGTCCTGTTGCTCCAAGTGGCATCAGTGTCAGTGCCTACAGCGATCTCATCGGCGATTTAGCTGTCTCAGGTCAGCTCCCATTCCTGAGTGCTGTGGCCTTCGATGGTGCCTTCCAGAATACTGGTAAAGCGTCTGTAGCTTACGGCTGTGGTGATGGGAACATAGCCATCCAAGAAATAATTGGCGCTAAACCTGGCAGCTGCGGCTATATCTTGTAA
- the LOC141443485 gene encoding chorion class CB protein PC404-like, with amino-acid sequence MAFKTILLFASALFVQSILAQQCQPTPSCRVSGSGVVSGTSSSGGGALQVTSAGPVVPRGLAAATDQLQLAGTLALDGSVPFLSAVAFDGQFPNSGAASVSYGCGDAVAITQETGNPSGSNAASSKGLSADQLTACGRRN; translated from the exons ATGGCGTTCAAAACTATCTTACTCTTCGCTTCAGCCCTCTTTGTCCAG AGCATCCTGGCGCAGCAGTGCCAGCCGACACCCAGCTGCCGCGTGAGCGGGTCGGGCGTTGTAAGCGGCACGagcagcagcggcggcggcgcgctgcaGGTGACGAGCGCGGGCCCGGTGGTGCCGCGCGGGCTGGCCGCCGCCACCGACCAGCTCCAGCTCGCCGGCACGCTGGCGCTGGACGGCTCGGTGCCGTTCCTGAGCGCCGTGGCCTTCGACGGCCAGTTCCCCAACAGCGGCGCTGCTTCCGTCTCCTACGGCTGCGGGGATGCCGTCGCCATCACGCAGGAGACCGGCAACCCCAGCGGCTCCAACGCAGCGTCCAGCAAGGGGCTCAGCGCCGATCAGCTCACGGCCTGCGGGAGACGCAACTGA
- the LOC141443484 gene encoding uncharacterized protein, protein MSSFTVLALCFQACLIQSAFSQGCSSNNINFSNMCSANQQSQQSIGASNFGNYGGSNLGGNFGVSSLGNAGFNQGSIGVSNLGTNIGVSSLGNQALSAVSSASCGSYGGVGTGQVGVAGDIGVGGNTVVVGSVPVLGSVDFSGTVPASGSVSVSGQCGCGCNA, encoded by the exons ATGTCTTCCTTCACTGTTTTGGCTCTTTGCTTCCAGGCTTGCCTTATCCAg AGCGCATTCAGCCAAGGATGTAGCAGCAACAACATCAACTTTAGTAACATGTGTTCGGCAAACCAGCAAAGTCAGCAGAGCATTGGCGCTTCAAACTTCGGAAACTATGGCGGGTCCAACCTTGGTGGCAACTTTGGTGTGTCCAGCCTGGGCAATGCTGGATTCAACCAGGGTAGCATTGGCGTGTCCAACCTTGGTACAAACATTGGCGTGTCCAGCCTGGGCAACCAAGCTCTGAGCGCGGTCAGCTCCGCGTCGTGCGGCTCGTACGGCGGCGTGGGCACCGGGCAGGTGGGCGTGGCGGGCGACATCGGCGTGGGCGGGAACACCGTCGTCGTCGGCTCCGTGCCGGTGCTCGGCTCCGTCGACTTCAGCGGCACCGTGCCCGCCTCCGGCTCCGTCTCTGTCTCCGGACAGTGCGGCTGCGGGTGCAACGCTTAA
- the LOC141443486 gene encoding uncharacterized protein, which produces MSSFTVLALCFQACLIQSAFSQGCGNNNNNLNSIGLANQQSQQSIGVSNFGNYGASNLGVSSLGNAGFNQGSIGVSNLGANIGVSSLGNQALSAVSSASCGSYGGVGTGQVGVAGDIGVGGNTVVVGSVPVLGSVDFSGTVPASGSVSISGQCGCGCNA; this is translated from the exons ATGTCTTCATTCACTGTTTTGGCTCTTTGCTTCCAGGCTTGCCTTATCCAg agtgcATTCAGCCAAGGGTGtggaaacaacaacaacaaccttAACAGCATTGGTTTGGCAAATCAGCAGAGTCAGCAGAGCATTGGCGTTTCAAACTTCGGAAACTATGGCGCGTCCAACCTTGGTGTGTCCAGCTTGGGCAATGCTGGATTCAACCAGGGTAGCATTGGCGTGTCCAACCTTGGTGCAAACATTGGCGTGTCCAGCCTGGGCAACCAAGCTCTGAGCGCGGTCAGCTCCGCGTCGTGCGGCTCGTACGGCGGCGTGGGCACCGGGCAGGTGGGCGTGGCGGGCGACATCGGCGTGGGCGGGAACACCGTCGTCGTCGGCTCCGTGCCGGTGCTCGGCTCCGTCGACTTCAGCGGCACCGTGCCCGCCTCCGGCTCCGTCTCTATCTCTGGACAGTGCGGCTGCGGGTGCAACGCGTAG
- the LOC141443489 gene encoding chorion class B protein PC401-like has product MVFKAVLLCASVLFVQSILAQQCQPTPSCRVSGSGVVSGTSSSGGGALQVTSAGPVVPRGLAAATDQLQLAGTLALDGSVPFLSAVAFDGQFPNSGAASVSYGCGDAVAITQETGNPSGSNAASSKGLSADQLTACGRRN; this is encoded by the exons ATGGTATTCAAAGCAGTCTTACTTTGCGCTTCAGTCCTCTTTGTCcag AGCATCCTGGCGCAGCAGTGCCAGCCGACACCCAGCTGCCGCGTGAGCGGGTCGGGCGTTGTAAGCGGCACGagcagcagcggcggcggcgcgctgcaGGTGACGAGCGCGGGCCCGGTGGTGCCGCGCGGGCTGGCCGCCGCCACCGACCAGCTCCAGCTCGCCGGCACGCTGGCGCTGGACGGCTCGGTGCCGTTCCTGAGCGCCGTGGCCTTCGACGGCCAGTTCCCCAACAGCGGCGCTGCTTCCGTCTCCTACGGCTGCGGGGATGCCGTCGCCATCACGCAGGAGACCGGCAACCCCAGCGGCTCCAACGCGGCGTCCAGTAAGGGGCTCAGCGCCGATCAGCTCACCGCTTGCGGGAGACGCAACTGA
- the LOC141443338 gene encoding uncharacterized protein: MSRAAYIFLCIQVYLIQQSLAAPACLQLGSNYIPSNQLSGLTLGNLQPNNIIIEPCEIITENLQCGDVSVTGDLPIGGTIRVSGCFPVYGVVAVDGAVPSQGTGIVNHSCACSR; encoded by the exons ATGTCGCGTGcagcatatatttttttgtgcatccaaGTATACTTAATACAG CAATCACTGGCAGCACCGGCATGCTTACAACTCGGGAGCAACTACATCCCCAGTAACCAACTCTCAGGGCTCACCCTCGGGAACCTACAACCCAACAATATCATCATAGAACCTTGTGAAATTATCACCGAAAACCTGCAGTGCGGCGACGTGTCGGTCACAGGGGATCTCCCTATAGGGGGGACCATACGCGTGTCCGGTTGTTTCCCGGTGTACGGCGTGGTGGCGGTTGACGGGGCCGTGCCGTCGCAGGGTACTGGGATTGTGAACCATTCGTGTGCCTGTTCAcgctag